A window of Syntrophorhabdaceae bacterium contains these coding sequences:
- a CDS encoding flavodoxin family protein, giving the protein MEVTILNGSPRGAGGVTGALLGSLTEGLTQGGSRVERFEVAAMKIAACTGCLSCMHKTRGECVIKDDMTAIYERVKATDLLVIGTPVYTHNMTAQMKAVMDRFVCSMQPFLQKDGSGRMSHTHWWPMPPKYLLVSTAGMPDHDIFAPLIATFRAQAVNAGSDPVAEICVAGSLVFQIEPSKIEPHRVMLRELGLTLAQSGVVDPTLVEKLNGPAFTMAEYMSSAQTYEAWCRRKLGMAGE; this is encoded by the coding sequence ATGGAAGTTACCATCTTGAACGGAAGTCCCAGGGGCGCCGGGGGCGTGACGGGCGCGCTCCTCGGGAGCCTGACGGAAGGGCTCACCCAAGGAGGATCCCGGGTAGAGCGCTTCGAAGTGGCGGCCATGAAGATCGCGGCCTGCACGGGATGCCTCTCATGCATGCATAAAACCCGGGGAGAATGCGTCATAAAGGACGATATGACGGCAATATACGAGCGGGTAAAGGCGACGGACCTGCTGGTGATCGGCACTCCCGTGTACACCCACAACATGACCGCCCAGATGAAGGCGGTGATGGACCGTTTTGTCTGCTCGATGCAGCCCTTTCTGCAAAAAGACGGGTCGGGGAGAATGAGCCATACCCACTGGTGGCCCATGCCCCCAAAATACCTGCTCGTCTCCACTGCGGGCATGCCCGATCACGACATCTTCGCGCCCCTTATCGCCACCTTCAGAGCCCAGGCCGTGAATGCGGGATCGGACCCGGTCGCCGAAATCTGCGTTGCCGGCTCTCTCGTATTCCAGATCGAGCCTTCAAAGATTGAACCGCACCGCGTGATGCTCCGGGAGCTGGGCCTGACCCTCGCCCAAAGCGGTGTGGTCGATCCTACCCTTGTGGAGAAACTCAACGGACCTGCGTTTACAAT